A section of the Triticum dicoccoides isolate Atlit2015 ecotype Zavitan chromosome 7A, WEW_v2.0, whole genome shotgun sequence genome encodes:
- the LOC119327440 gene encoding cortical cell-delineating protein-like, which translates to MAPSKLALFLALNLVLLAAAQGCGPNCPPVVPTPPILPPPVPSTGGGSCSINTLKLGVCANVLNLLKLKIGVPANEECCPLLGGLADLDAAVCLCTAIKANILGIKLDVPIDLVLLLNQCGKKCRSDFTCPI; encoded by the coding sequence ATGGCGCCCTCCAAGCTCGCCCTCTTCCTCGCCCTGAACCTGGTGCTCCTTGCCGCCGCTCAGGGCTGCGGACCCAACTGCCCACCGGTCGTCCCTACCCCGCCGATCCTCCCACCGCCCGTGCCGTCGACCGGCGGGGGCAGCTGCTCAATCAACACGCTGAAGCTGGGCGTGTGCGCCAACGTGCTGAACCTGCTGAAGCTCAAGATCGGTGTGCCGGCGAATGAGGAGTGCTGCCCGCTCCTGGGCGGGCTCGCCGACCTCGACGCCGCTGTGTGCCTCTGCACCGCCATCAAGGCCAACATCCTCGGGATCAAGCTCGACGTCCCCATCGAtctcgtcctcctcctcaaccaGTGCGGCAAGAAGTGCCGCTCCGACTTCACCTGCCCCATCTGA